In Apium graveolens cultivar Ventura chromosome 10, ASM990537v1, whole genome shotgun sequence, the following are encoded in one genomic region:
- the LOC141691274 gene encoding uncharacterized protein LOC141691274 → MPSYAKFIKGILSRKLKLEELETIALTEECSAMLQQKSPPKLKDPGCFTIPCTIGKLSFDKCLCDLGASINMMPLSVFIQLGLPDPKPTNISLQLVDRSITYPRGIVEDVLVKVDKLIFPVDFVIIDFEEDNKILIILGRPFLATCRTLIDVQKGELTMRVRDQDVTFNVFNAMKFPTDEEECYKVELVDSVVNSEMEQLLRSDTLERALTGESEIEDDEGAEQLQLLNASPWKRKLDMPFESLGIAELKNSQERLKPSIEEDLILELKSLSDHLRYAYLECLAAFEILKKKLTTTSVITAPDWGELFEMMCDSSDFVVEDILSQRKKNIFHTVYYTSKTLNDAQLNYTTMEKELLAEFELEIKDRKGTKNQVADHLSRLEDQVDYVSKWVEVKAFPNNDARVVITFLHTNIFTHFGTPRVIISDEGTYLYNHKFTALIERYRVNHRVATTYHPQTNGQAEASNREIKRILEKVLLEKGECSKLMSSMSFVYRLTRTTSNTRRRLRDGKLKSRWSGPFRVKTVFPHGAVEIFDKLPDQAFKVNGQRLKHYFGDC, encoded by the exons ATGCCAAGCTATGCAAAGTTCATaaagggtattctatctcggaagttAAAACTTGAAGAGTTAGAAaccattgctctaacggaagagtgcagtgcgaTGCTGCAACAAAAATCGCCTCCTAAACTTAAAGATCCGGGATGCTTCACGATACCATGCACTATTGGCAAGTTATCTTTCGACAAGTGTTTGTGCGACTTGGGAGCTAGTATCAATATGATGCCATTATCTGTCTTCATACAACTTGGgctgcctgatccaaaacctacaAACATTTCCTTACAACTGGTTGATCGGTCCATCACGTATCCGAGAGGTATAGTGGAAGATGTCTTGGTTAaagtggataaactcatcttccctgttGATTTTGTCATTAtagactttgaggaggataacAAGATTCttattatcttgggaagaccattcttagctacatGTCGAACtttgatcgatgtgcaaaaaggagagcttacaaTGAGGGTGCGAGATCAGgatgtcacttttaatgtgttcaatgcaatgaaattcccaACAGATGAAGAGGAGTGCTATAAAGTAGAACTGGTCGACTCGGTAGTGAATTCGGAGATGGAGCAATTGTTAaggtcagataccttagagagagcACTAACAGGGGAATCTGAGATTGAAGACGATGAAGGAGCAGAACAACTTCAGCTGTTGAATGCATctccatggaagaggaagttggatatgccattcgagtCTCTTGGAATAGCAGAGCTAAAAAATTCTCAGGAACGTCTtaaaccatctattgaagaagaTCTTATACTTGAGCTCAAATCACTGTCGgatcacttgaggtatgcatatttag AATGTTTAGCTGCTTTCGAGATTTTGAAAAAGAAGTTGACTACAACATCTGTTATTACTGCACCTGATTGGGGTGAGctgtttgagatgatgtgtgattcTAGCGACTTTGTAGTTGAAGATATTCTCAGTCAGAGAAAGAAGAATATTTTCCATACAGTTTACTACACTAGTAAAACCCTTAATGATGCTcagctgaattacactactatGGAGAAGGAACTTTTGGCA GAATTCGAGTTGGAAATCAAAGACAGGAAAGGTACGAAAAACCAGGTAGCGGATCATCTATCACGTTTGGAAGATCAAG TGGATTATGTGTCTAAATGGGTTGAGGTTAAGGCTTTTCCAAACAACGATGCTAGGGTGGTGATAACTTTTCTTCATACGAACATATTCACACATTTCGGTACTCCACGAGtaataatcagtgacgagggaaCATATTTATACAATCATAAATTTACTGCATTAATAGAAAGGTATcgtgtgaatcatcgtgttgccacaacttatcatcctcagactaatgggcAGGCTGAAGCGTCTAATCGAGAAATCAAGCGAATATTGGAGAAGGTG CTGTTGGAGAAAGGAGAATGCTCTAAATTAATGAGCTCGATGAGTTTCGTCTACAGGCTTACGAGAACAACAAGTAATACAAGGAGAAGGTTAAGAGATG GAAAGCttaagtcaaggtggtcagggccgttcaGAGTAaaaactgtgtttccgcatggTGCAGTGGAAATTTTTGATAAGCTTCCAGACCAAGCATttaaggttaatggtcagaggttgaagcattattttGGTGATtgttaa